A window of the Henckelia pumila isolate YLH828 chromosome 3, ASM3356847v2, whole genome shotgun sequence genome harbors these coding sequences:
- the LOC140886765 gene encoding plant UBX domain-containing protein 11 isoform X1 — protein sequence MEQQFLSSQTSLAFKGTIAEAITEAKLQKKLFVVYIAGDKPESKLLETSTWINPTVSEAFAKYCIFLQISEGSSEASYFSAIYPQNNTPCITVIGYNGILLWQKEGFVSADVLSTSLEKAWLSLHLQETTAAYLTATLASRTSGSSSSEQQTTGASSEQQTTGASSEQQTTGASGPLPLTNNLSLSRDAELPKNSETRVKRHSHDDEESDCKMDGETIQASHANILINNQTDEPIPTIETENVYLNPEGVGRGEPEVVCPVSEKTLNFGGLCSGSGNESFLNETISAPQVKRPEIAEAEKVDALDSPAIKSNNVFFNIRLPDGSLQANFSVTDTLRVVHQYINDNQTSRLGSFDLAIPYPRHVFSDQDLDSTLSALGLFNRQALIVVPRNQTHTNYRERSSVHSSSPDLSSSRESNEGYWASVKRILSYVNPFSYLSGGADSRSPGEELPSGSWQYNQNSLLQNNARGSSASSAVYSSDKSTSESDKNSNSRSRQKTFGFGGNIHTLKRDEDDDNDKNKYWNGNSTQFGGSDDGR from the exons ATGGAGCAACAGTTTCTTTCTTCTCAAACTTCTCTTGCATTTAAAGGTACTATAGCAGAAGCAATCACGGAAGCAAAACTACAAAAGAAACTGTTTGTTGTCTATATTGCTG GTGACAAACCCGAGTCAAAACTTTTAGAAACATCCACAtggatcaatccaacg GTTTCAGAGGCTTTCGCAAAGTACTGCATTTTCTTACAGATCTCGGAGGGAAGTTCCGAAGCATCATACTTTTCAGCTATAT ATCCGCAGAATAATACACCTTGTATAACTGTCATTGGATACAACGGTATACTTCTTTGGCAGAAAG aaGGCTTTGTTTCTGCTGACGTTCTCTCCACCAGTCTCGAGAAGGCATGGTTAAGTCTTCACCTTCAG GAGACAACAGCAGCGTATTTGACTGCCACACTTGCTTCCAGGACTTCAGGTAGCTCTTCATCTGAGCAACAGACGACAGGGGCATCATCTGAGCAACAGACGACAGGGGCATCATCTGAGCAACAGACTACAGGGGCATCTGGACCATTGCCTCTAACAAATAATCTTAGTTTATCTCGTGATGCTGAACTGCCAAAAAATTCAGAGACAAGAGTAAAAAGACATAGCCATGACGACGAG GAGTCAGATTGCAAAATGGATGGTGAGACCATTCAAGCTTCTCATGCCAATATATTGATCAATAATCAAACTGATGAACCTATACCAACCATTGAAACCGAAAATGTATATCTAAATCCCGAAGGAGTCGGTCGAGGTGAACCTGAAGTTGTATGCCCTGTCTCAGAAAAGACTTTAAACTTTGGTGGCCTCTGTTCTGGTAGTGGAAATGAAAGTTTTCTCAATGAAACAATTTCTGCTCCACAAGTGAAAAGACCAGAAATTGCAGAGGCGGAGAAAGTTGACGCCTTAGATTCCCCTGCCATAAAATCAAATAACGTTTTCTTCAATATCAGACTGCCAGATGGTAGCTTGCAGGCCAACTTCTCTGTGACGGACACTTTAAGAGTTGTCCATCAGTATATAAATGACAATCAAACAAGCAGATTGGGCTCTTTTGATTTAGCAATACCTTACCCTCGCCATGTTTTCAGCGACCAAG ATTTGGATAGCACATTATCAGCATTGGGCCTCTTCAATAGACAAGCATTAATAGTGGTTCCACGCAACCAAACTCATACGAATTACAGAGAAAGATCATCTGTGCATTCTTCTTCTCCAGATCTCAGTTCTTCAAGGGAAAGTAATGAAGGGTACTGGGCATCTGTGAAAAGAATTTTATCTTATGTGAATCCTTTCTCCTATCTGAGTGGTGGTGCTGACTCACGAAGTCCTGGCGAGGAACTCCCTAGTGGCTCGTGGCAATACA ATCAAAATTCTTTGCTTCAAAATAATGCGAGGGGTTCAAGTGCTTCTTCAGCTGTTTACTCGTCGGATAAAAGTACATCTGAAAGTGACAAAAATAGCAATAGCAGGAGCAGACAGAAAACTTTTGGGTTTGGGGGCAACATCCACACTTTGAAAcgcgatgaagatgatgacaatGACAAAAACAAATATTGGAACGGAAATTCCACGCAATTTGGAGGCTCCGATGATGGAAGGTGA
- the LOC140886950 gene encoding probable prolyl 4-hydroxylase 10 — protein MAVKGRQQHYGRGGASRKTGSSSTLVLSFLIMLSLLIVILLSLGILSIPGGTKGSQKAHDLSSIAHNSRHSGDEDEENKDQWVEVISWEPRAFVFHNFLSKEECDYLISIAEPHMQKSTVVDGETGKSKDSRVRTSSGTFLARGRDKIIRDIEKKIADFTFIPVEHGEGLQILHYEVGQKYEPHYDYFMDEFNTKNGGQRIATVLMYLSDVEEGGETVFPAAKGNISSVPWWNELSECGKGGLSVKPRRGDALLFWSMAPDGTLDPSSLHGGCPVIKGNKWSSTKWMRVHEYKV, from the exons ATGGCGGTGAAGGGGCGGCAGCAGCACTATGGTCGAGGCGGCGCGTCGCGTAAGACGGGGTCGTCTTCAACTCTGGTGCTCTCGTTCTTGATAATGTTGTCCTTGCTTATTGTGATTCTGTTGTCTCTCGGAATTCTCTCGATTCCCGGCGGCACCAAGGGATCTCAGAAAGCGCATGATCTCAGCTCCATAGCTCACAATTCTCGTCACTC AGGTGATGAAGATGAGGAGAACAAAGATCAGTGGGTTGAAGTTATTTCTTGGGAGCCCAGAGCCTTTGTTTTCCATAACTTTTTG TCGAAAGAGGAATGTGATTATCTTATCAGCATCGCCGAGCCTCATATGCAAAAGTCCACTGTTGTCGATGGTGAGACTGGAAAAAGTAAAGACAGCAG GGTGCGTACTAGTTCTGGGACATTTCTTGCTAGAGGAAGAGATAAAATCATTAGGGACATTGAGAAAAAAATTGCAGATTTCACCTTCATACCTGTAG AGCACGGTGAGGGCCTTCAAATCCTTCATTATGAAGTAGGGCAAAAGTATGAGCCCCATTATGACTATTTTATGGATGAGTTCAACACTAAGAATGGTGGTCAACGCATTGCTACAGTTCTCATGTACCT ATCAGATGTAGAAGAAGGGGGTGAAACTGTATTTCCGGCTGCGAAAGGCAATATTAGCTCCGTGCCCTGGTGGAATGAGCTATCTGAATGTGGGAAAGGAGGACTCTCTGTTAAACCAAGAAGGGGTGATGCACTTCTTTTCTGGAGCATGGCTCCCGACGGAACGTTAGACCCGTCGAGTTTGCATG GTGGCTGTCCTGTCATCAAAGGAAACAAATGGTCGTCTACAAAATGGATGCGAGTGCATGAGTACAAAGTTTAA
- the LOC140886765 gene encoding plant UBX domain-containing protein 11 isoform X2, which yields MEQQFLSSQTSLAFKGTIAEAITEAKLQKKLFVVYIAGDKPESKLLETSTWINPTVSEAFAKYCIFLQISEGSSEASYFSAIYPQNNTPCITVIGYNGILLWQKGFVSADVLSTSLEKAWLSLHLQETTAAYLTATLASRTSGSSSSEQQTTGASSEQQTTGASSEQQTTGASGPLPLTNNLSLSRDAELPKNSETRVKRHSHDDEESDCKMDGETIQASHANILINNQTDEPIPTIETENVYLNPEGVGRGEPEVVCPVSEKTLNFGGLCSGSGNESFLNETISAPQVKRPEIAEAEKVDALDSPAIKSNNVFFNIRLPDGSLQANFSVTDTLRVVHQYINDNQTSRLGSFDLAIPYPRHVFSDQDLDSTLSALGLFNRQALIVVPRNQTHTNYRERSSVHSSSPDLSSSRESNEGYWASVKRILSYVNPFSYLSGGADSRSPGEELPSGSWQYNQNSLLQNNARGSSASSAVYSSDKSTSESDKNSNSRSRQKTFGFGGNIHTLKRDEDDDNDKNKYWNGNSTQFGGSDDGR from the exons ATGGAGCAACAGTTTCTTTCTTCTCAAACTTCTCTTGCATTTAAAGGTACTATAGCAGAAGCAATCACGGAAGCAAAACTACAAAAGAAACTGTTTGTTGTCTATATTGCTG GTGACAAACCCGAGTCAAAACTTTTAGAAACATCCACAtggatcaatccaacg GTTTCAGAGGCTTTCGCAAAGTACTGCATTTTCTTACAGATCTCGGAGGGAAGTTCCGAAGCATCATACTTTTCAGCTATAT ATCCGCAGAATAATACACCTTGTATAACTGTCATTGGATACAACGGTATACTTCTTTGGCAGAAAG GCTTTGTTTCTGCTGACGTTCTCTCCACCAGTCTCGAGAAGGCATGGTTAAGTCTTCACCTTCAG GAGACAACAGCAGCGTATTTGACTGCCACACTTGCTTCCAGGACTTCAGGTAGCTCTTCATCTGAGCAACAGACGACAGGGGCATCATCTGAGCAACAGACGACAGGGGCATCATCTGAGCAACAGACTACAGGGGCATCTGGACCATTGCCTCTAACAAATAATCTTAGTTTATCTCGTGATGCTGAACTGCCAAAAAATTCAGAGACAAGAGTAAAAAGACATAGCCATGACGACGAG GAGTCAGATTGCAAAATGGATGGTGAGACCATTCAAGCTTCTCATGCCAATATATTGATCAATAATCAAACTGATGAACCTATACCAACCATTGAAACCGAAAATGTATATCTAAATCCCGAAGGAGTCGGTCGAGGTGAACCTGAAGTTGTATGCCCTGTCTCAGAAAAGACTTTAAACTTTGGTGGCCTCTGTTCTGGTAGTGGAAATGAAAGTTTTCTCAATGAAACAATTTCTGCTCCACAAGTGAAAAGACCAGAAATTGCAGAGGCGGAGAAAGTTGACGCCTTAGATTCCCCTGCCATAAAATCAAATAACGTTTTCTTCAATATCAGACTGCCAGATGGTAGCTTGCAGGCCAACTTCTCTGTGACGGACACTTTAAGAGTTGTCCATCAGTATATAAATGACAATCAAACAAGCAGATTGGGCTCTTTTGATTTAGCAATACCTTACCCTCGCCATGTTTTCAGCGACCAAG ATTTGGATAGCACATTATCAGCATTGGGCCTCTTCAATAGACAAGCATTAATAGTGGTTCCACGCAACCAAACTCATACGAATTACAGAGAAAGATCATCTGTGCATTCTTCTTCTCCAGATCTCAGTTCTTCAAGGGAAAGTAATGAAGGGTACTGGGCATCTGTGAAAAGAATTTTATCTTATGTGAATCCTTTCTCCTATCTGAGTGGTGGTGCTGACTCACGAAGTCCTGGCGAGGAACTCCCTAGTGGCTCGTGGCAATACA ATCAAAATTCTTTGCTTCAAAATAATGCGAGGGGTTCAAGTGCTTCTTCAGCTGTTTACTCGTCGGATAAAAGTACATCTGAAAGTGACAAAAATAGCAATAGCAGGAGCAGACAGAAAACTTTTGGGTTTGGGGGCAACATCCACACTTTGAAAcgcgatgaagatgatgacaatGACAAAAACAAATATTGGAACGGAAATTCCACGCAATTTGGAGGCTCCGATGATGGAAGGTGA